In Felis catus isolate Fca126 chromosome E1, F.catus_Fca126_mat1.0, whole genome shotgun sequence, the following proteins share a genomic window:
- the ACBD4 gene encoding acyl-CoA-binding domain-containing protein 4 isoform X9: MGTENESPEPDCQKQFQAAVSVIQNLPKNGSYRPSYEEMLRFYSYYKQATMGPCLVPRPGFWDPIGRYKWDAWNSLGKMSREEAMSAYITEMKLVAQKVIDTVPLGEVAEDMFAYFEPLYQVIPDMPRPPETFLRRVTGWKEQALNGDARAAPELPCPPREPALPNPESQPPRDLDSEVFCDSLEQLEPELVWTEQKGAPGGEPDTRNSSPLPAEKEGSPLGPQELDTWLVGTVRALQESMRDVQGRLQNLESLPSVVEQRTPPGARPWPLRLSGPTLLFFLLWPFIVQWLFRQFRTQKR; this comes from the exons ATGGGTACCGAGAATGAAAGCCCAGAACCGGACTGCCAGAAACAGTTCCAGGCCGCAGTCAGTGTCATTCAGAACCTGCCTAAGAATG gctCTTACCGCCCCTCCTACGAAGAGATGCTGAGATTCTATAGCTACTACAAGCAAGCTACCATGGGGCCCTGCCTCGTCCCCCGGCCTGGGTTCTGGGACCCAATAGGACGATATAAGTG GGATGCCTGGAACAGCCTGGGCAagatgagcagggaggaggccaTGTCTGCCTACATCACTGAGATGAAGCTGGTGGCACAGAAG GTGATCGACACAGTGCCCCTGGGCGAGGTGGCAGAGGACATGTTTGCTTACTTCGAGCCCCTGTACCAGGTGATCCCTGATATGCCGAGGCCCCCGGAAACCTTCCTGAGAAGGGTCACAG GTTGGAAAGAGCAGGCACTGAATGGAGATGCCAGGGCTGCCCCAGAgcttccctgcccccccagggAACCAGCACTCCCAAATCCAG AGTCCCAGCCACCTAGGGACCTGGACTCCGAGGTTTTCTGTGATTCCCTGGAGCAGCTGGAACCTGAGCTG GTCTGGACAGAGCAGAAGGGAGCCCCTGGAGGAGAGCCTGACACCAGAAACAGCTCCCCGCTCCCCGCAGAGAAAG AGGGCAGCCCGCTGGGGCCCCAGGAATTGGACACGTGGCTGGTGGGGACAGTTCGGGCGCTGCAGGAGAGCATGCGGGATGTCCAGGGTAGACTGCAGAACCTGGAGAGCCTGCCCAGCGTCGTCGAGCAG AGGACCCCGCCCGGTGCCCGGCCATGGCCCCTCAGGCTCTCGGGTCCCACGCTGCTCTTCTTCCTCCTGTGGCCCTTCATCGTCCAGTGGCTCTTCCGACAGTTTCGGACCCAGAAGAGGTGA
- the ACBD4 gene encoding acyl-CoA-binding domain-containing protein 4 isoform X2: MGTENESPEPDCQKQFQAAVSVIQNLPKNGSYRPSYEEMLRFYSYYKQATMGPCLVPRPGFWDPIGRYKWDAWNSLGKMSREEAMSAYITEMKLVAQKVIDTVPLGEVAEDMFAYFEPLYQVIPDMPRPPETFLRRVTGWKEQALNGDARAAPELPCPPREPALPNPAPVLSPVSPIPSPESQPPRDLDSEVFCDSLEQLEPELQVWTEQKGAPGGEPDTRNSSPLPAEKEGSPLGPQELDTWLVGTVRALQESMRDVQGRLQNLESLPSVVEQQRTPPGARPWPLRLSGPTLLFFLLWPFIVQWLFRQFRTQKR; the protein is encoded by the exons ATGGGTACCGAGAATGAAAGCCCAGAACCGGACTGCCAGAAACAGTTCCAGGCCGCAGTCAGTGTCATTCAGAACCTGCCTAAGAATG gctCTTACCGCCCCTCCTACGAAGAGATGCTGAGATTCTATAGCTACTACAAGCAAGCTACCATGGGGCCCTGCCTCGTCCCCCGGCCTGGGTTCTGGGACCCAATAGGACGATATAAGTG GGATGCCTGGAACAGCCTGGGCAagatgagcagggaggaggccaTGTCTGCCTACATCACTGAGATGAAGCTGGTGGCACAGAAG GTGATCGACACAGTGCCCCTGGGCGAGGTGGCAGAGGACATGTTTGCTTACTTCGAGCCCCTGTACCAGGTGATCCCTGATATGCCGAGGCCCCCGGAAACCTTCCTGAGAAGGGTCACAG GTTGGAAAGAGCAGGCACTGAATGGAGATGCCAGGGCTGCCCCAGAgcttccctgcccccccagggAACCAGCACTCCCAAATCCAG CCCCCGTCTTGTCACCAGTGTCACCTATCCCCTCCCCAGAGTCCCAGCCACCTAGGGACCTGGACTCCGAGGTTTTCTGTGATTCCCTGGAGCAGCTGGAACCTGAGCTG CAGGTCTGGACAGAGCAGAAGGGAGCCCCTGGAGGAGAGCCTGACACCAGAAACAGCTCCCCGCTCCCCGCAGAGAAAG AGGGCAGCCCGCTGGGGCCCCAGGAATTGGACACGTGGCTGGTGGGGACAGTTCGGGCGCTGCAGGAGAGCATGCGGGATGTCCAGGGTAGACTGCAGAACCTGGAGAGCCTGCCCAGCGTCGTCGAGCAG CAGAGGACCCCGCCCGGTGCCCGGCCATGGCCCCTCAGGCTCTCGGGTCCCACGCTGCTCTTCTTCCTCCTGTGGCCCTTCATCGTCCAGTGGCTCTTCCGACAGTTTCGGACCCAGAAGAGGTGA
- the ACBD4 gene encoding acyl-CoA-binding domain-containing protein 4 isoform X11, whose amino-acid sequence MGTENESPEPDCQKQFQAAVSVIQNLPKNGSYRPSYEEMLRFYSYYKQATMGPCLVPRPGFWDPIGRYKWDAWNSLGKMSREEAMSAYITEMKLVAQKVIDTVPLGEVAEDMFAYFEPLYQVIPDMPRPPETFLRRVTAGWKEQALNGDARAAPELPCPPREPALPNPAPVLSPVSPIPSPESQPPRDLDSEVFCDSLEQLEPELQVWTEQKGAPGGEPDTRNSSPLPAEKEGSPLGPQELDTWLVGTVRALQESMRDVQGRLQNLESLPSVVEQKRKPSV is encoded by the exons ATGGGTACCGAGAATGAAAGCCCAGAACCGGACTGCCAGAAACAGTTCCAGGCCGCAGTCAGTGTCATTCAGAACCTGCCTAAGAATG gctCTTACCGCCCCTCCTACGAAGAGATGCTGAGATTCTATAGCTACTACAAGCAAGCTACCATGGGGCCCTGCCTCGTCCCCCGGCCTGGGTTCTGGGACCCAATAGGACGATATAAGTG GGATGCCTGGAACAGCCTGGGCAagatgagcagggaggaggccaTGTCTGCCTACATCACTGAGATGAAGCTGGTGGCACAGAAG GTGATCGACACAGTGCCCCTGGGCGAGGTGGCAGAGGACATGTTTGCTTACTTCGAGCCCCTGTACCAGGTGATCCCTGATATGCCGAGGCCCCCGGAAACCTTCCTGAGAAGGGTCACAG CAGGTTGGAAAGAGCAGGCACTGAATGGAGATGCCAGGGCTGCCCCAGAgcttccctgcccccccagggAACCAGCACTCCCAAATCCAG CCCCCGTCTTGTCACCAGTGTCACCTATCCCCTCCCCAGAGTCCCAGCCACCTAGGGACCTGGACTCCGAGGTTTTCTGTGATTCCCTGGAGCAGCTGGAACCTGAGCTG CAGGTCTGGACAGAGCAGAAGGGAGCCCCTGGAGGAGAGCCTGACACCAGAAACAGCTCCCCGCTCCCCGCAGAGAAAG AGGGCAGCCCGCTGGGGCCCCAGGAATTGGACACGTGGCTGGTGGGGACAGTTCGGGCGCTGCAGGAGAGCATGCGGGATGTCCAGGGTAGACTGCAGAACCTGGAGAGCCTGCCCAGCGTCGTCGAGCAG aagaggaaaccaagtGTCTGA
- the ACBD4 gene encoding acyl-CoA-binding domain-containing protein 4 isoform X6 yields MGTENESPEPDCQKQFQAAVSVIQNLPKNGSYRPSYEEMLRFYSYYKQATMGPCLVPRPGFWDPIGRYKWDAWNSLGKMSREEAMSAYITEMKLVAQKVIDTVPLGEVAEDMFAYFEPLYQVIPDMPRPPETFLRRVTGWKEQALNGDARAAPELPCPPREPALPNPESQPPRDLDSEVFCDSLEQLEPELQVWTEQKGAPGGEPDTRNSSPLPAEKEGSPLGPQELDTWLVGTVRALQESMRDVQGRLQNLESLPSVVEQQRTPPGARPWPLRLSGPTLLFFLLWPFIVQWLFRQFRTQKR; encoded by the exons ATGGGTACCGAGAATGAAAGCCCAGAACCGGACTGCCAGAAACAGTTCCAGGCCGCAGTCAGTGTCATTCAGAACCTGCCTAAGAATG gctCTTACCGCCCCTCCTACGAAGAGATGCTGAGATTCTATAGCTACTACAAGCAAGCTACCATGGGGCCCTGCCTCGTCCCCCGGCCTGGGTTCTGGGACCCAATAGGACGATATAAGTG GGATGCCTGGAACAGCCTGGGCAagatgagcagggaggaggccaTGTCTGCCTACATCACTGAGATGAAGCTGGTGGCACAGAAG GTGATCGACACAGTGCCCCTGGGCGAGGTGGCAGAGGACATGTTTGCTTACTTCGAGCCCCTGTACCAGGTGATCCCTGATATGCCGAGGCCCCCGGAAACCTTCCTGAGAAGGGTCACAG GTTGGAAAGAGCAGGCACTGAATGGAGATGCCAGGGCTGCCCCAGAgcttccctgcccccccagggAACCAGCACTCCCAAATCCAG AGTCCCAGCCACCTAGGGACCTGGACTCCGAGGTTTTCTGTGATTCCCTGGAGCAGCTGGAACCTGAGCTG CAGGTCTGGACAGAGCAGAAGGGAGCCCCTGGAGGAGAGCCTGACACCAGAAACAGCTCCCCGCTCCCCGCAGAGAAAG AGGGCAGCCCGCTGGGGCCCCAGGAATTGGACACGTGGCTGGTGGGGACAGTTCGGGCGCTGCAGGAGAGCATGCGGGATGTCCAGGGTAGACTGCAGAACCTGGAGAGCCTGCCCAGCGTCGTCGAGCAG CAGAGGACCCCGCCCGGTGCCCGGCCATGGCCCCTCAGGCTCTCGGGTCCCACGCTGCTCTTCTTCCTCCTGTGGCCCTTCATCGTCCAGTGGCTCTTCCGACAGTTTCGGACCCAGAAGAGGTGA
- the ACBD4 gene encoding acyl-CoA-binding domain-containing protein 4 isoform X10 yields the protein MGTENESPEPDCQKQFQAAVSVIQNLPKNGSYRPSYEEMLRFYSYYKQATMGPCLVPRPGFWDPIGRYKWDAWNSLGKMSREEAMSAYITEMKLVAQKVIDTVPLGEVAEDMFAYFEPLYQVIPDMPRPPETFLRRVTAGWKEQALNGDARAAPELPCPPREPALPNPAPVLSPVSPIPSPESQPPRDLDSEVFCDSLEQLEPELQVWTEQKGAPGGEPDTRNSSPLPAEKEGSPLGPQELDTWLVGTVRALQESMRDVQGRLQNLESLPSVVEQICLALTPLLPSSCSISRCHQSLSPN from the exons ATGGGTACCGAGAATGAAAGCCCAGAACCGGACTGCCAGAAACAGTTCCAGGCCGCAGTCAGTGTCATTCAGAACCTGCCTAAGAATG gctCTTACCGCCCCTCCTACGAAGAGATGCTGAGATTCTATAGCTACTACAAGCAAGCTACCATGGGGCCCTGCCTCGTCCCCCGGCCTGGGTTCTGGGACCCAATAGGACGATATAAGTG GGATGCCTGGAACAGCCTGGGCAagatgagcagggaggaggccaTGTCTGCCTACATCACTGAGATGAAGCTGGTGGCACAGAAG GTGATCGACACAGTGCCCCTGGGCGAGGTGGCAGAGGACATGTTTGCTTACTTCGAGCCCCTGTACCAGGTGATCCCTGATATGCCGAGGCCCCCGGAAACCTTCCTGAGAAGGGTCACAG CAGGTTGGAAAGAGCAGGCACTGAATGGAGATGCCAGGGCTGCCCCAGAgcttccctgcccccccagggAACCAGCACTCCCAAATCCAG CCCCCGTCTTGTCACCAGTGTCACCTATCCCCTCCCCAGAGTCCCAGCCACCTAGGGACCTGGACTCCGAGGTTTTCTGTGATTCCCTGGAGCAGCTGGAACCTGAGCTG CAGGTCTGGACAGAGCAGAAGGGAGCCCCTGGAGGAGAGCCTGACACCAGAAACAGCTCCCCGCTCCCCGCAGAGAAAG AGGGCAGCCCGCTGGGGCCCCAGGAATTGGACACGTGGCTGGTGGGGACAGTTCGGGCGCTGCAGGAGAGCATGCGGGATGTCCAGGGTAGACTGCAGAACCTGGAGAGCCTGCCCAGCGTCGTCGAGCAG ATCTGCTTGGCCCTCACACCTCTGCTCCCGAGCTCCTGCAGCATCAGTCGCTGCCACCAGTCTCTGAGCCCCAACTGA
- the ACBD4 gene encoding acyl-CoA-binding domain-containing protein 4 isoform X8, with protein sequence MGTENESPEPDCQKQFQAAVSVIQNLPKNGSYRPSYEEMLRFYSYYKQATMGPCLVPRPGFWDPIGRYKWDAWNSLGKMSREEAMSAYITEMKLVAQKVIDTVPLGEVAEDMFAYFEPLYQVIPDMPRPPETFLRRVTGWKEQALNGDARAAPELPCPPREPALPNPESQPPRDLDSEVFCDSLEQLEPELVWTEQKGAPGGEPDTRNSSPLPAEKEGSPLGPQELDTWLVGTVRALQESMRDVQGRLQNLESLPSVVEQQRTPPGARPWPLRLSGPTLLFFLLWPFIVQWLFRQFRTQKR encoded by the exons ATGGGTACCGAGAATGAAAGCCCAGAACCGGACTGCCAGAAACAGTTCCAGGCCGCAGTCAGTGTCATTCAGAACCTGCCTAAGAATG gctCTTACCGCCCCTCCTACGAAGAGATGCTGAGATTCTATAGCTACTACAAGCAAGCTACCATGGGGCCCTGCCTCGTCCCCCGGCCTGGGTTCTGGGACCCAATAGGACGATATAAGTG GGATGCCTGGAACAGCCTGGGCAagatgagcagggaggaggccaTGTCTGCCTACATCACTGAGATGAAGCTGGTGGCACAGAAG GTGATCGACACAGTGCCCCTGGGCGAGGTGGCAGAGGACATGTTTGCTTACTTCGAGCCCCTGTACCAGGTGATCCCTGATATGCCGAGGCCCCCGGAAACCTTCCTGAGAAGGGTCACAG GTTGGAAAGAGCAGGCACTGAATGGAGATGCCAGGGCTGCCCCAGAgcttccctgcccccccagggAACCAGCACTCCCAAATCCAG AGTCCCAGCCACCTAGGGACCTGGACTCCGAGGTTTTCTGTGATTCCCTGGAGCAGCTGGAACCTGAGCTG GTCTGGACAGAGCAGAAGGGAGCCCCTGGAGGAGAGCCTGACACCAGAAACAGCTCCCCGCTCCCCGCAGAGAAAG AGGGCAGCCCGCTGGGGCCCCAGGAATTGGACACGTGGCTGGTGGGGACAGTTCGGGCGCTGCAGGAGAGCATGCGGGATGTCCAGGGTAGACTGCAGAACCTGGAGAGCCTGCCCAGCGTCGTCGAGCAG CAGAGGACCCCGCCCGGTGCCCGGCCATGGCCCCTCAGGCTCTCGGGTCCCACGCTGCTCTTCTTCCTCCTGTGGCCCTTCATCGTCCAGTGGCTCTTCCGACAGTTTCGGACCCAGAAGAGGTGA
- the ACBD4 gene encoding acyl-CoA-binding domain-containing protein 4 isoform X4 — translation MGTENESPEPDCQKQFQAAVSVIQNLPKNGSYRPSYEEMLRFYSYYKQATMGPCLVPRPGFWDPIGRYKWDAWNSLGKMSREEAMSAYITEMKLVAQKVIDTVPLGEVAEDMFAYFEPLYQVIPDMPRPPETFLRRVTAGWKEQALNGDARAAPELPCPPREPALPNPAPVLSPVSPIPSPESQPPRDLDSEVFCDSLEQLEPELVWTEQKGAPGGEPDTRNSSPLPAEKEGSPLGPQELDTWLVGTVRALQESMRDVQGRLQNLESLPSVVEQQRTPPGARPWPLRLSGPTLLFFLLWPFIVQWLFRQFRTQKR, via the exons ATGGGTACCGAGAATGAAAGCCCAGAACCGGACTGCCAGAAACAGTTCCAGGCCGCAGTCAGTGTCATTCAGAACCTGCCTAAGAATG gctCTTACCGCCCCTCCTACGAAGAGATGCTGAGATTCTATAGCTACTACAAGCAAGCTACCATGGGGCCCTGCCTCGTCCCCCGGCCTGGGTTCTGGGACCCAATAGGACGATATAAGTG GGATGCCTGGAACAGCCTGGGCAagatgagcagggaggaggccaTGTCTGCCTACATCACTGAGATGAAGCTGGTGGCACAGAAG GTGATCGACACAGTGCCCCTGGGCGAGGTGGCAGAGGACATGTTTGCTTACTTCGAGCCCCTGTACCAGGTGATCCCTGATATGCCGAGGCCCCCGGAAACCTTCCTGAGAAGGGTCACAG CAGGTTGGAAAGAGCAGGCACTGAATGGAGATGCCAGGGCTGCCCCAGAgcttccctgcccccccagggAACCAGCACTCCCAAATCCAG CCCCCGTCTTGTCACCAGTGTCACCTATCCCCTCCCCAGAGTCCCAGCCACCTAGGGACCTGGACTCCGAGGTTTTCTGTGATTCCCTGGAGCAGCTGGAACCTGAGCTG GTCTGGACAGAGCAGAAGGGAGCCCCTGGAGGAGAGCCTGACACCAGAAACAGCTCCCCGCTCCCCGCAGAGAAAG AGGGCAGCCCGCTGGGGCCCCAGGAATTGGACACGTGGCTGGTGGGGACAGTTCGGGCGCTGCAGGAGAGCATGCGGGATGTCCAGGGTAGACTGCAGAACCTGGAGAGCCTGCCCAGCGTCGTCGAGCAG CAGAGGACCCCGCCCGGTGCCCGGCCATGGCCCCTCAGGCTCTCGGGTCCCACGCTGCTCTTCTTCCTCCTGTGGCCCTTCATCGTCCAGTGGCTCTTCCGACAGTTTCGGACCCAGAAGAGGTGA
- the ACBD4 gene encoding acyl-CoA-binding domain-containing protein 4 isoform X13, giving the protein MGTENESPEPDCQKQFQAAVSVIQNLPKNGSYRPSYEEMLRFYSYYKQATMGPCLVPRPGFWDPIGRYKWDAWNSLGKMSREEAMSAYITEMKLVAQKVIDTVPLGEVAEDMFAYFEPLYQVIPDMPRPPETFLRRVTAGWKEQALNGDARAAPELPCPPREPALPNPAPVLSPVSPIPSPESQPPRDLDSEVFCDSLEQLEPELQVWTEQKGAPGGEPDTRNSSPLPAEKEGSPLGPQELDTWLVGTVRALQESMRDVQGRLQNLESLPSVVEQA; this is encoded by the exons ATGGGTACCGAGAATGAAAGCCCAGAACCGGACTGCCAGAAACAGTTCCAGGCCGCAGTCAGTGTCATTCAGAACCTGCCTAAGAATG gctCTTACCGCCCCTCCTACGAAGAGATGCTGAGATTCTATAGCTACTACAAGCAAGCTACCATGGGGCCCTGCCTCGTCCCCCGGCCTGGGTTCTGGGACCCAATAGGACGATATAAGTG GGATGCCTGGAACAGCCTGGGCAagatgagcagggaggaggccaTGTCTGCCTACATCACTGAGATGAAGCTGGTGGCACAGAAG GTGATCGACACAGTGCCCCTGGGCGAGGTGGCAGAGGACATGTTTGCTTACTTCGAGCCCCTGTACCAGGTGATCCCTGATATGCCGAGGCCCCCGGAAACCTTCCTGAGAAGGGTCACAG CAGGTTGGAAAGAGCAGGCACTGAATGGAGATGCCAGGGCTGCCCCAGAgcttccctgcccccccagggAACCAGCACTCCCAAATCCAG CCCCCGTCTTGTCACCAGTGTCACCTATCCCCTCCCCAGAGTCCCAGCCACCTAGGGACCTGGACTCCGAGGTTTTCTGTGATTCCCTGGAGCAGCTGGAACCTGAGCTG CAGGTCTGGACAGAGCAGAAGGGAGCCCCTGGAGGAGAGCCTGACACCAGAAACAGCTCCCCGCTCCCCGCAGAGAAAG AGGGCAGCCCGCTGGGGCCCCAGGAATTGGACACGTGGCTGGTGGGGACAGTTCGGGCGCTGCAGGAGAGCATGCGGGATGTCCAGGGTAGACTGCAGAACCTGGAGAGCCTGCCCAGCGTCGTCGAGCAG GCCTGA
- the ACBD4 gene encoding acyl-CoA-binding domain-containing protein 4 isoform X3: MGTENESPEPDCQKQFQAAVSVIQNLPKNGSYRPSYEEMLRFYSYYKQATMGPCLVPRPGFWDPIGRYKWDAWNSLGKMSREEAMSAYITEMKLVAQKVIDTVPLGEVAEDMFAYFEPLYQVIPDMPRPPETFLRRVTAGWKEQALNGDARAAPELPCPPREPALPNPAPVLSPVSPIPSPESQPPRDLDSEVFCDSLEQLEPELQVWTEQKGAPGGEPDTRNSSPLPAEKEGSPLGPQELDTWLVGTVRALQESMRDVQGRLQNLESLPSVVEQRTPPGARPWPLRLSGPTLLFFLLWPFIVQWLFRQFRTQKR; the protein is encoded by the exons ATGGGTACCGAGAATGAAAGCCCAGAACCGGACTGCCAGAAACAGTTCCAGGCCGCAGTCAGTGTCATTCAGAACCTGCCTAAGAATG gctCTTACCGCCCCTCCTACGAAGAGATGCTGAGATTCTATAGCTACTACAAGCAAGCTACCATGGGGCCCTGCCTCGTCCCCCGGCCTGGGTTCTGGGACCCAATAGGACGATATAAGTG GGATGCCTGGAACAGCCTGGGCAagatgagcagggaggaggccaTGTCTGCCTACATCACTGAGATGAAGCTGGTGGCACAGAAG GTGATCGACACAGTGCCCCTGGGCGAGGTGGCAGAGGACATGTTTGCTTACTTCGAGCCCCTGTACCAGGTGATCCCTGATATGCCGAGGCCCCCGGAAACCTTCCTGAGAAGGGTCACAG CAGGTTGGAAAGAGCAGGCACTGAATGGAGATGCCAGGGCTGCCCCAGAgcttccctgcccccccagggAACCAGCACTCCCAAATCCAG CCCCCGTCTTGTCACCAGTGTCACCTATCCCCTCCCCAGAGTCCCAGCCACCTAGGGACCTGGACTCCGAGGTTTTCTGTGATTCCCTGGAGCAGCTGGAACCTGAGCTG CAGGTCTGGACAGAGCAGAAGGGAGCCCCTGGAGGAGAGCCTGACACCAGAAACAGCTCCCCGCTCCCCGCAGAGAAAG AGGGCAGCCCGCTGGGGCCCCAGGAATTGGACACGTGGCTGGTGGGGACAGTTCGGGCGCTGCAGGAGAGCATGCGGGATGTCCAGGGTAGACTGCAGAACCTGGAGAGCCTGCCCAGCGTCGTCGAGCAG AGGACCCCGCCCGGTGCCCGGCCATGGCCCCTCAGGCTCTCGGGTCCCACGCTGCTCTTCTTCCTCCTGTGGCCCTTCATCGTCCAGTGGCTCTTCCGACAGTTTCGGACCCAGAAGAGGTGA
- the ACBD4 gene encoding acyl-CoA-binding domain-containing protein 4 isoform X1 produces MGTENESPEPDCQKQFQAAVSVIQNLPKNGSYRPSYEEMLRFYSYYKQATMGPCLVPRPGFWDPIGRYKWDAWNSLGKMSREEAMSAYITEMKLVAQKVIDTVPLGEVAEDMFAYFEPLYQVIPDMPRPPETFLRRVTAGWKEQALNGDARAAPELPCPPREPALPNPAPVLSPVSPIPSPESQPPRDLDSEVFCDSLEQLEPELQVWTEQKGAPGGEPDTRNSSPLPAEKEGSPLGPQELDTWLVGTVRALQESMRDVQGRLQNLESLPSVVEQQRTPPGARPWPLRLSGPTLLFFLLWPFIVQWLFRQFRTQKR; encoded by the exons ATGGGTACCGAGAATGAAAGCCCAGAACCGGACTGCCAGAAACAGTTCCAGGCCGCAGTCAGTGTCATTCAGAACCTGCCTAAGAATG gctCTTACCGCCCCTCCTACGAAGAGATGCTGAGATTCTATAGCTACTACAAGCAAGCTACCATGGGGCCCTGCCTCGTCCCCCGGCCTGGGTTCTGGGACCCAATAGGACGATATAAGTG GGATGCCTGGAACAGCCTGGGCAagatgagcagggaggaggccaTGTCTGCCTACATCACTGAGATGAAGCTGGTGGCACAGAAG GTGATCGACACAGTGCCCCTGGGCGAGGTGGCAGAGGACATGTTTGCTTACTTCGAGCCCCTGTACCAGGTGATCCCTGATATGCCGAGGCCCCCGGAAACCTTCCTGAGAAGGGTCACAG CAGGTTGGAAAGAGCAGGCACTGAATGGAGATGCCAGGGCTGCCCCAGAgcttccctgcccccccagggAACCAGCACTCCCAAATCCAG CCCCCGTCTTGTCACCAGTGTCACCTATCCCCTCCCCAGAGTCCCAGCCACCTAGGGACCTGGACTCCGAGGTTTTCTGTGATTCCCTGGAGCAGCTGGAACCTGAGCTG CAGGTCTGGACAGAGCAGAAGGGAGCCCCTGGAGGAGAGCCTGACACCAGAAACAGCTCCCCGCTCCCCGCAGAGAAAG AGGGCAGCCCGCTGGGGCCCCAGGAATTGGACACGTGGCTGGTGGGGACAGTTCGGGCGCTGCAGGAGAGCATGCGGGATGTCCAGGGTAGACTGCAGAACCTGGAGAGCCTGCCCAGCGTCGTCGAGCAG CAGAGGACCCCGCCCGGTGCCCGGCCATGGCCCCTCAGGCTCTCGGGTCCCACGCTGCTCTTCTTCCTCCTGTGGCCCTTCATCGTCCAGTGGCTCTTCCGACAGTTTCGGACCCAGAAGAGGTGA
- the ACBD4 gene encoding acyl-CoA-binding domain-containing protein 4 isoform X7 yields the protein MGTENESPEPDCQKQFQAAVSVIQNLPKNGSYRPSYEEMLRFYSYYKQATMGPCLVPRPGFWDPIGRYKWDAWNSLGKMSREEAMSAYITEMKLVAQKVIDTVPLGEVAEDMFAYFEPLYQVIPDMPRPPETFLRRVTAGWKEQALNGDARAAPELPCPPREPALPNPESQPPRDLDSEVFCDSLEQLEPELVWTEQKGAPGGEPDTRNSSPLPAEKEGSPLGPQELDTWLVGTVRALQESMRDVQGRLQNLESLPSVVEQQRTPPGARPWPLRLSGPTLLFFLLWPFIVQWLFRQFRTQKR from the exons ATGGGTACCGAGAATGAAAGCCCAGAACCGGACTGCCAGAAACAGTTCCAGGCCGCAGTCAGTGTCATTCAGAACCTGCCTAAGAATG gctCTTACCGCCCCTCCTACGAAGAGATGCTGAGATTCTATAGCTACTACAAGCAAGCTACCATGGGGCCCTGCCTCGTCCCCCGGCCTGGGTTCTGGGACCCAATAGGACGATATAAGTG GGATGCCTGGAACAGCCTGGGCAagatgagcagggaggaggccaTGTCTGCCTACATCACTGAGATGAAGCTGGTGGCACAGAAG GTGATCGACACAGTGCCCCTGGGCGAGGTGGCAGAGGACATGTTTGCTTACTTCGAGCCCCTGTACCAGGTGATCCCTGATATGCCGAGGCCCCCGGAAACCTTCCTGAGAAGGGTCACAG CAGGTTGGAAAGAGCAGGCACTGAATGGAGATGCCAGGGCTGCCCCAGAgcttccctgcccccccagggAACCAGCACTCCCAAATCCAG AGTCCCAGCCACCTAGGGACCTGGACTCCGAGGTTTTCTGTGATTCCCTGGAGCAGCTGGAACCTGAGCTG GTCTGGACAGAGCAGAAGGGAGCCCCTGGAGGAGAGCCTGACACCAGAAACAGCTCCCCGCTCCCCGCAGAGAAAG AGGGCAGCCCGCTGGGGCCCCAGGAATTGGACACGTGGCTGGTGGGGACAGTTCGGGCGCTGCAGGAGAGCATGCGGGATGTCCAGGGTAGACTGCAGAACCTGGAGAGCCTGCCCAGCGTCGTCGAGCAG CAGAGGACCCCGCCCGGTGCCCGGCCATGGCCCCTCAGGCTCTCGGGTCCCACGCTGCTCTTCTTCCTCCTGTGGCCCTTCATCGTCCAGTGGCTCTTCCGACAGTTTCGGACCCAGAAGAGGTGA